In Castor canadensis chromosome 11, mCasCan1.hap1v2, whole genome shotgun sequence, a single genomic region encodes these proteins:
- the LOC109700749 gene encoding protein S100-A15A, with product MPDTPVEESLFQIIHCYHQYAAREGDMETLSLEELKALLMDNVPRFMETLGRKEPYYISELFRAADKNKDNQICFEEFLYILGKLVKDYHLQYHRQLCAYHCAQHNLY from the exons ATGCCAGACACGCCAGTGGAAGAATCTCTCTTCCAAATCATCCACTGCTACCACCAGTATGCGGCACGGGAAGGGGACATGGAGACCCTGTCCCTGGAGGAGTTGAAGGCCCTGCTCATGGACAATGTGCCCCGCTTCATGGAGACCTTG GGCCGGAAGGAGCCGTACTACATTTCAGAGCTGTTTCGGGCAGCAGACAAGAACAAGGACAACCAGATCTGCTTTGAGGAGTTCCTGTACATCCTGGGCAAGCTGGTGAAGGATTACCACCTGCAGTACCACAGGCAGCTGTGTGCCTATCACTGTGCCCAGCACAACCTCTACTAG